The genomic stretch GTAAAGGCGATTAACCAAAGCGACAAAAATGTGTATGTGAAAAAGGTAGAATTGAACGGCAAAAAATTAAACAAGCCTTTTATTACGCAAGATGATATTGTGAACGGCGGAACGCTGACGTTTTATATGAGCGATAAAAAATAAAGAATCATTTGTCATAATAATAAAAAGCCTGATGAACAAACGGTTTCATCAGGCTTTTTATTAAGTCATCTATACAAAAAGGCGGATATCTCAATTCATCGCACTTTAATCTGTATTAAAATAAAATATCCGGCAAGTAAATACTATTGAATATTGCGGAATCTAACTGCGAGACTATCGTTTAAATAAGCTGAGAATTTATTCGCTCCTGTTTCGTTTAAGTGTAGATAGTCATGCCAGTTGAGCCTGTTTTGTAAATCGGGAAATTTTCTAATATCTGACATATCTATTATATCCGCATCATTGAACGTATTGATAGTTTTTTTCAGTAGAGAAAGATTGCGGACTTCATTATTAAAATATGGAGGCAGCACGATAAACAATCTGATATTGTGTCTTTTACAATTATCAATAATGTTTTTCAAAGCGTCCTGCATTATCGGAAGCAGATCTTGGGAGGTATCTATATGGTTTTCTTTTTGAAAATAATTTGATGCCGTTACAGAATCCATTGCTTCCTGAAACGGTGCAAAGCCATAATTTTTATCTTTCAATTTTCGATTTCTGAAATTGTATAAAATATTCAAAATCCGACCGTTGAACCGATAAGATTTTGAGAGAAACAATTTTAGTTTTTCCTGATAAGTCATGCCGTGAATATAATTCCCCAGTACTTTACTTTGACCGATATACGGGAAAAACAACCTGATTTCCTGCTCCGATGAATTTTCTTTTTGCGCCAGCCATGCCGCATCGGTTTGAAGTATAACATATTTCGGGCAAACATGATTATTCAGCAATAAATCTAATAACACATTGTTGTATTTAATATCGCCGAGTGCATCGGTACCTTCATTAAAAGCTCTGCCCGGAATCGCAGTCAGTTTCGCAGGATTAATTTGTTGCTTTGCTCTCGAAGACCCTAAAATAACACAAGAATATTGTTGTCCGTTTTGCAAAAAGTAATTTACCTGACCTGCACCTTCTTCGCCGGTAAGTGTGTGGGCGAAAATATATTTGTTGAAGAAATAATAAAATGTTCTGTCAATAATAAACAACGCAACAAGAAAAATGAATATTGCCAATAAAATTCGCCGCATGATTAAAATTGAAAATAAATAAATAATGAGCCGTTTGCATTGCCCATGAGAATAATGTAAAACACGCACAATATCGAAAATACAGGCAGAAATACTTTACTATATCGTGCACAAAAGAGGTCTTCAAAATTATATTTTCGCAGTACAAAAATTTCGGTAAACAATAAAATTATCAATGCCGCAACCGATGCGCCAAATACATTGTTATCCAAAATTTGAAAATCCGATAAATTAAAATTTGTAAATATTTTTTTGACGATGCTTATCGCTTGTTCAAAAGTCGCTGCGCGGAAAAAAATCCATGTAAAGCTGATTAAAATAAAAACGTATATCATTTGCAAAACTTTCATAAATATATTTCTAAAAACAGTTCGTGTAAAACCTACTGCTTTTTCCATGCAAAGAAATATTCCGTTCAATCCGCCCCAAATCACAAAGTTCCACGATGCCCCGTGCCACAGACCACCAATAAGCATCGTAAGCATCAGGTTCCGGAAAGTTTTGAATTTTCCTTTGCGATTTCCTCCTAAAGAAAAATAGATATAATCGCGCAACCATGTTGATAATGATATATGCCACCGCCGCCAGAAATCTGTAATGCTTTTTGAAAAATAGGGCAATGCAAAATTTTCTTTGAATCTGAATCCTAACATTCGTGCAAGTCCGATAGCCATATCGGAATAGCCCGAAAAATCGCAGTAAATACGAAACGCGAAAAAGATAGTAGCACAACACAATGTACTGCCGCAATGATGTGTATAATTGTCGTAAACAGCATCTACATACATACCCAGCGAATCTGCAACCACTACCTTTTTTAAAAGTCCCCAGACAACGCGTGAAAATCCTATGGAAAAATCTTCATAAGAAATCTCATGATTCACATTTCTTATCTGCGGCAGCAAATTGCCTGCTCTTTCAATGGGACCCGAAACTAATTGCGGAAACATCATTACATAGTTCGCATAAACAAGCAGATTATGCTCGGCTTTTAATTTGCCGCGATAAACTTCTATCACATAGCTCAAACTTTGAAATACGTGAAACGATAAACCAATCGGCAGCAGTATATTCCAGTACGATGCGCTTTTGAAACCCAACCAATGAAGATTATCAATCAAAAAATTATGATACTTAAAAATAAACAAAATAGTACAGGTATTAATAATGCCAAGCCACAGATGCATCTTTCTTTGACGGATATTTTTGCTTTTTTCTATGTTCTTTGCGGCAATAAAATCAATTGATACAGTCAGAAAAATAATTAAAATATATACAGGCTTGTAGCACATATAAAAGAAACAGCTTGATGCAAAAAGCAAAATCTGTCTCGCCGTATTTCTCAAAAAGAAATAAAGAAAAAAGACAATAATAAAAAACAGCAGAAAATCGATAGAGTTAAACAACATTGGTTTTCAAATTCGACTCTAAAATATTATTTAACAATTGAAGCGGCAATTTTATTGTGTCGCATATCTAATCTTCCTTTCAACGAAATCTCAAATATTGAAATTATCAAACATTACCAAATCATCACATTTCATATATTCATTCGTCTTTCTGCTTATTAATTCGTACCTTTGCGCACTTAAATTAAAATCATTTTAATGGATATCAGGAACATTGCCATTATTGCGCACGTTGACCACGGTAAAACTACCTTGGTGGACAGAATTTTACATACCGCCAAAGTTTTCCGCGACAATCAGGATACAGGCGAGTTGATAATGGACAACAACGACCTCGAACGCGAAAGAGGCATTACTATTTTCAGTAAAAATGCAGCCGTTACCTACAACGGTGTAAAAATAAATGTCATTGACACGCCCGGCCACTCCGACTTTGGCGGCGAAGTGGAACGTGTATTGAAAATGGCGGACGGTGTGATTTTGCTCGTTGATGCTTTTGAAGGACCGATGCCGCAAACACGCTTCGTGTTGCAGAAAGCGTTGGCTTTGGGATTAAAACCGATTGTTGTTATTAACAAGGTGGATAAACCAAACTGTCGTCCCGATGAAGTGCATGATGCAGTTTTTGAATTATTCTTCAACCTCGATGCAACCGAAGAACAATTGGATTTTCCTACATTTTACGGAAGCGGCAAAAACGGTTGGTTCAACGACAGTCTTACGCCTACAGAAGATATTTTGCCTTTGATGGACGGCATTTTAAAATATGTGCCTGAGCCGAAAGTGAATGAAGGTACTTTGCAGTTGCAAATCACTTCATTGGATTATTCTTCTTTCCTGGGAAGAATTGCAGTAGGGAAAGTTACGCGCGGAACGATTAAAGAAAATATGCCGATTGCTTTGGTGCAGGCTGACGGCAGCATCAAAAAATCGCGTGTGAAAGAATTATATGTATTTGAAGGAATGGGCAAACGCAAAGTAACCGAAGTAGTTGCAGGCGATTTGTGTGCAGTTGTTGGTCTGGAAGATTTCAACATCGGCGATACCATTGCCGATGCTGAAAATCCTGAAGCATTGCCCATCATCAGCGTGGATGAACCTACGATGAGCATGTTGTTCAGTATCAATACTTCGCCTTTCTTTGGTAAAGACGGAAAATTTGTAACATCCCGCCACCTGCGCGACAGATTGCTCAAAGAAACAGAAAAAAATCTTGCATTGCGTATCGAAGATACTGATAGTGCGGATAGTTTCTTAGTATATGGTCGTGGTATTTTGCATTTGGGCGTATTGATTGAAACCATGCGTCGCGAGGGCTATGAATTGACTGTCGGACAACCGCAGGTTTTGGTAAAGGATATTGATGGCAAAAAACACGAGCCTTACGAAATTCTCGTAATTGACGTTCCTGAAGAATATAGCGGTAAAGCAATCGACTTGGTTACACAACGCAAAGGCGAAATGCAGGTAATGGAAAGCAAAGGCGAAATGCAACATATCGAATTTGAAATCCCTTCGCGCGGGTTGATTGGTTTGCGTTCACAAATGCTGACCAATACTGCCGGCGAAGCCGTAATGGCGCATCGTTTCAGCGAATACAAGCCTTGGAAAGGTCCGATTCCCGGAAGAAATAATGGCGTATTGATTTCTAAAAACCAGGCTCCGACAACGGCATATTCAATTGATAAATTGCAAGACCGCGGTTCGTTCTTCGTTGACCCGGGAGATGAAGTGTATGTAGGACAAATTATTGCAGAACACATCAAGCCGGGCGACCTTGTGGTAAATGCAACGGAAGGTAAAAAGCTCACGAATATGCGTGCCAGCGGCAGTGATGATTCCGTGCGCATCGTGCCGAAAATACAAATGACCTTGGAAGAATGTATGGAATATATTCAGGCTGATGAATGTATCGAAGTAACGCCGAAAGTCATTCGTCTGCGCAAAGTTTTGTTGGCAGAAGAAGACAGGAAGCGTCAATCAAAATCGCAGCAGTAATCTGAACCTTGATTTATAGGATTTAAAGATTAATTAATCGTGAGTTGTGAATCGTGAAACGTGAGAGCGTTCTCACGACTGACGACTCACGATTCACGTTTATAGAAAAAATTCGTGCAATGTTATCCGAACAAGAACAAATCATATCCGCATTACAATCCATTCACACAAGAATCGATAACGCTTGCGAAAAAGCAGGGCGCAACAAAGATGAAGTTCGATTGCTATTAGCGACCAAAACCGTTCCGCCCGAAAAAATAAAAATGGCAATCGAAGCAGGAGAAACATTGATTGGCGAAAACCGCGTGCAGGAATACACCGAAAAATTTGATGCCATTAAAGACTTGCCTTGCGAACGTCATTTCATCGGGCATTTGCAGACGAACAAGATAAAAGAAGTACTGAAATATGTAAGCTGTATTCAGTCTGTGGACAGTATTGATTTGGCGGAAAAATTAGACACGCGTTTGCAATACGAAGACAAAAGTATCGACATATTTGTTCAGGTAAATACCTCTTTTGAAGAAAGTAAATTTGGTGTTGAACCAAGTCTCGCATTTGATTTAATCAAAAGGATTAATCAACTCGGCACCTTGAAAATAAAAGGTTTAATGACGATTGGTTTGTTCAGCGAAGATGAACTGCTTGTAAAAAAAAGTTACCGTTTACTGCGCGAATTAAGAAACGAAGCAATTGCAAAGGACCTGCTGCGCGCCGCTTCCAACGAATTGTCGATGGGTATGAGTAACGATTTGGAACTGGCGATTGAAGAAGGCGCGACAATGGTTAGAGTTGGCTCGGCGGTATTTGGAAAGCGGGGATAAAGTGTTGCTAATGAAAATGATCGTACTCAATCATTCTTCCGTTTCAAATTTACCTAATCCTTCTCTTATCACCTCGTAAGGTTCTTTGGTACAGTCCACGACTGTTGAAGGTTTCATGCCGCCGGTGCCGCCATCGACTACGATATCTACAATGTTTTTAAAGTTTTCGTACATCAATTCCGGGTCCGTATATTCCTCTACCATTTCGCCGGGAAGCGACGTTGAAAGAATCGGATGATTCAGTTCTTGCAGCAATGAGTGGCAAATATTATTATTTGGTACACGCAAGCCAATCGTATTTTTTTTTGTCTGTAAAATCTTCGGTACTTCTTTGCTTGCAGGTAAAATAAAGGTATAAGGTCCCGGCAGATATTGTTTCAGCATTCTGTACAAAGGTGTCGAAATAGATTTCGTATAGAGGCTGAGATTGCTCAAATCTTTACAAATAAAACTCATGTTGATTTTTTGTAATTGTATTTGTTTAATCTGTGCAATTCTTTCCACAGCCTTATGCTGGTAAATATCGCAACCCAAACCATAAATGGTATCGGTGGGATAAATAATAATACCGCCGTCGAGCAGACACTCGGCAATGGTTTTGATATTTCTTGGATTGGGATTATCGGGATGAACGTGTAAAAACATTCCTAAAGATAAGCATTAAAATATTTCTTGGTATTCGTAAGCATATTGGGAAAAGTGTTTAGTCAATCTTTTCAATAGAATCCTGAGAATGTTCGTTTTCCCATATTTCCATTTTTAAGCCTTCGTTGGTGTCCGGATTATAAAATTTTACAGAGACGTTCATATCGATATTATTCCCGGTTTGCTTGTAATATCCGTTTGCTATGTCGTAAGAGAAATAGCCTGTTCCGTTGCCGCCGCCTTTGCCGTTCATAATAGTATTTGTATTTCCCACCATATTCATTGTAATGTTATAATTTATGCTGAAGTAGGCAATGCCGTTTTCAATTTTCAGCAGCCTATAAGTGTTGACGCTGTGCATTGTTAATTGAACGCCGGGCATATTCATGGGAAAATCAGTGGTGTTTTTGGTGGAGTCGCCTACATGAAAAATTGTTGTAGGGTATTGAACATTATTAAAAATATTTTTCAAAAGCGGAAAGAGACTTGCTTTGGCAGAATCTGTTTCCGACATTTTGGGCAATAAATCAAGACTGTCCAAATGCGGCGATTCTCCGGGATGAACTTGAGCGTATAAAATCATTTTAAGATTCTGTGGCAAATTATTGCCGATTAAAGACATTTCGGCAATTAAAGGAAACGAATCGTTTTTCATTATGTTTCCTGTAGTGATAATGGCATCTGACTTGAAACTATGGTTTTGAACAATCGGATTGGAAATGCCGTTTGCTTCCATTTTTTTAAGCGTTGCACTATCGACGTCCAGGCTAACGCTCATCTCAAGTTTCCTGTCCAGCTTTTGTTTATACTTGCTGTTGGGCTGGTATGGTCCGCGTAGTAGAACCGAGTCTTGCGCGTAATTTTTCCCAAAAACCGTCAGACATACAAGCAACAGAAAAATCTTTCTCATTTTTTATATATTTCAAAAACAAATGTAGCATTTTACTGTTGCTGCTGCATTTGCTCTATGTAAATTCTATATGAATTGGATTGGCTTACCTGTGTCGGATTTTCCGATGTTGAAGTAAACACCACCGGAGGCAACACATCTTTTGCTTGCTTTGATTTTTTATTCCGCTCGCCGTTTTCGATAATTACGGAAACATCCAGTTGATGCGCGGAGCAACCTTTGTATGTTCCTTTTACGGGCGTGCAATCACTGAAGTTTCTACCGATGGCGAGCTTGATATGTTGGTCGTTCACGATGCAATTGTTTGTCGGGTCAAAGCCCGTCCAGCCATAACCCGGAATATAGGCTTCAATCCATGCATGGGTAGCGCCGGCGCCGCGTAAATCATCCTCATTTTTCGGGCAGATATATCCGCTCACGTAGCGCGACGGAATGCGCATTTTGCGAAGCATCAGCAAAAGCGTATGTGCAAAATCCTGACACACGCCGGCTTTCAGCTTCCATATTTCGCTCACTTTGGTTTCTACATTTGTGATGCCTTTTTTGTATTCAAAGTTTTGATAAATGTATTCCGAAAATGCTTTTACATTTTCGAAAGGTGTTTTGTTTTTGTCGAATATTTGATTGATTACATTTTCTAATTCCGAAAGATTATCAAATGATTCTGCCTGTAAAAAATCGATGTATGGAAATTGATTACACAGCTCGTCCAACTCCGCCCATTGTGCTTCTGCGGAAGTTTCATTTGTCGGAAAATGGTGTGGAAAGGTTTCCACTTCTGCTTCGGATGTAATTACAAGTTCGTGATGCGGCTGAATCAATGTGAACATACCGATTTTATTGCCGAAATAATCCGTAAAAATTTCTATCAAAGGATTGCCCGTAATGGAAATACGATGCTCTTTCACTTGCTGCAAATTGTCGCTGACGGGATACAGCATAATTTGATTGGAACAATCAATCACAGGCGAAGCATAAGAGTAACGTGTAATGTGTTTAACGTGATAATTAGGCATATACTTAAAAAATTAAATTCCGAAATAATATTGGTTCAATGCTTGTGTCGTAGCCACAATATCTTTTCGTGTAGTCAAAAGTATGTTTTTTACAGATGCTTCATTGGTAAAATCCTGCGAACTGTATTTCAGTTCGTTTTGTGTTTTGCCCAATAAAAATTCTACTTTTTGAAAATTTTCCGGTGTGCTTTCGCGTTGCAGACGTTGGAAATACCGAAGCGTTCGATGAATGCAATAACTGATGGAATGCACGAAATACGGGTTGTGCAGAATTTGTTTGATAACCAAATCGGCACGTAAGAGTCCTTTGTTATTTTTCAGATATAATTCGTAGCCCGATAATGAGTACAGCAAATATCGCCAAAGCGGTGTTTCTTCCGATTGGGAAAGATGTAGTCCTATTTCGTTCAGTCGAATTATCAGGACATCGATGGAAATAATGCCGCGCTCGATGTATCTCCCCACATTCAGGTAATTATATGCTTCGTCGCGCGCCATGGTTTCATCAATCGTTCCGTGCAGGAAAAGCGCCTGTTTTAATAATAAATCCAATGCAGAAACCGGGTCGCCGTTTTTTATCAGCCATTCTATTTCTTTTTCGCGGATGAGATGATAATAGCCATTCAGCGCCTGCCACATTTCTTTGGTAATATGGTCCTGTACGGAGCGCGCATTTTCCCGCGCCCGCGTAATGTTGTTGATGAGCGACGCATCGTTGTCTCTGTCGAGCATCACGTACTGCAATACTTTTCTTGAGTCGAATTGGATGCCCTCTATCTCCTCGCTTTTAAGATAACCGTAAGTTTGCAGCGTGGTGCGCCAGTTGAAGTTGGTAACATCGTCCTGAGAAGCAATATAATTGGTTCGCAGGACTCTCAACAATCCGTTTGTCCGCTCCATGTATCGAGCCATCCAAAACACAGATTCAGCTACTCGGCTTAACATATTTTCAATTAGTAATTAAGAATTATAAATTAAATCATTCTCTGCTGTTCGGGATTTGCAATCCCGACTAACGTTGTTCCAAGTTCGACATTCGTAATGTCGAACAGTTGTAAGAACTTATGCCAACACCCAAGTGTCTTTGCTGCCGCCGCCTTGTGAAGAATTTACCACAAGCGAACCTTCGCGCAAAGCCACTCTTGTCAATCCGCCGGGAACAATATTAATTCCATCGGGACCATATAAAGCAAACGGTCTTAAATCTACACGGCGCGGTTGAATTTTACCGTCGATATAACACGGTGCGGACGATAAATTGATAATCGGTTGCGCAATAAAACTTCGCGGGTCAGCTTCAATGGCTTTGAGATAATTGTTAATTTCTTCTTCCGAAGCCTTGTTGCCCATCAGCATTCCGTAGCCGCCCGATTCGTTGGTTTTTTTGATAACCATATTGTGTACATTTTCATATACATATTTCCGGTTGTCGGGAATTTCCAAGCGCAAAGTCGGTACATTTTTCAGAATCGGTTCTTCGTTTAGATAATACTTAATCATGTCGGGAACATAAGCGTACACGGCTTTATCGTCCGCAACACCGTTGCCCATAGCGTTTACAATGGCAACGTTACCTTTTCTGTATGACCAGTAAATGCCGGGAACACCAAGAATACTGTCGGGACGAAAAGTAAGCGGGTCGATAAAATCATCATCCACGCGGCGATAAATCACATCTACCTTTTTCAAACCTTTGGTGGTTTTCATATAGACGAAATGATTTTCGATAACCAAGTCTCTTCCTTCCACCAATTCGATTCCCATTAACCTTGCTAATGTTGTATGCTCAAAATATGCCGAATTATAAATACCCGGCGTGAGTAAAACCACGGTAGGCGAGCTTTCCTGCGAATTGGATAATGCGAGCAGATTTTGCAACAACAAATCGGGATAAGCATTCACTTTCCGTACATTGTTTTTGGGAATCATATCGGGAAAAATGCGCGAAGTCATGGCGCGGTTTTCCAGCATATATGAAACGCCCGACGGCGTACGCAGATTATCTTCCAGTACATAAAACTTTCCGTCTGCATCGCGTATTAAATCAATGCCCGCAATGTGCGAATAAATATCGAATGGCACATTTACATTAACCATCTCTCTTAAAAAAACAGGGCAGGAGTAAATGAGCTTTGCGGGAATAATACCATCGTGAATAATGAATTGCTGATGATAAATATCTTTCAGAAAAATATTGAGCGCTTTCAATCGTTGTTTGATGCCAGCTTCAATGGTTTTCCACTCATCGGCTTGTATAATGCGCGGAATAATATCAAAAGGAAAAATTTTCTCCAAGCCTTCGTTGTTGCTGTAAACGGTAAATGTGATGCCTTGCGTCATGAACAGTTTTTTCGCCAGTTCATCTTTGCTGCTCATTTCTTCGCGGGTCATGTTTTGGATGCTGCCTGCAAATTTTTGGTAACACGTGCGCAAGCCTTCGGGTCCAATCATTTCGTCCCATAAGTTTTCGCCTACACTATATTCGTTTAATGAAACAGATACTGACATATATTCCCGGTTGTTTCATTAAAAATAAAATAATGTATTTAAAAAACAAAATTTGTTTTCTGTTTTGTTTAAAACGGAATGAAAAAGTATGTATTGTGAAAAATTAATATTGATAGAACTGTCTTGTTCTGTTAATCTTCAAATCGCGTAAAATGCCCGATTTAGGATTCAAAATAATACTGAAAGATTTATAACGACCAATCGGTGTAATATTGATGGACATTTGCCAGCAATGCATATCGCGGGAAAGAAAAAGCGTCATCATCCCAACCTGATGATTAATAACATCGTAATACAGGCTGCCGCCGGCTTTCCATTTGGGCGAAAGACTGAAGTCGCCATTCATGTTAAGGCTCGAGTTGAACACCTTATGGAAGCCGCTGTAATCGGGATTTACCTGCCGGTTAAAACCCATGGCATAAGAAAGTTGCACATTCCACGGGATATTGAAATCGACAAATTCGCCGGGATTGCTTCTTACATAATTCAGTTGCTCTTCCTGCTGGTCGAGTGGCATATTCGGGTCCATTTCTATGCGTGAACTATCGGGACGGTCGTCCGTTTTTTTGCTTGAGAAAGATGTGGACAAAGACAATGTTCCATTGGTAATGGTTCCTATTTTCCCCTGTGACCAAAGCAGCTTATTAATTCTGTTGCCATGTGAGCCATATTCGTATTGGTCGAGGGTCATATTGGAATTAACGCTCAACTTATTGTTAAAAAGCGATGTTCGCGCATATATAGCAACAGGTGCCCAATTGAGAGAGTCTGCCAACAAATTGTAGCTTGTGCTAAGCCCGAATCCATCAAGCAGGTTAAATTTTTTATACTTATTTTCGGGGTCGCCGGTGGTGTCATTTTTATTCGGTGTCCGCATCATCAGCACATTGTCCAGGCTGAAAGTAATAGCGCCGCTTTGTCCTTCTCCAAAGGCAGATACCACATTGCCGATGCCATAAACAGAATATCTTTGCTCGTATTCAGTAGTATCCACATGGACATTCTTATAATTTTTACTGTTCATGTCCGGTGTATAAGAAAAGCCGATAGAGGGTCGTACTTCATGCCTAATGCCGCCGCCGTTTTTAAAATTAACCGTACCGAAAATGCGGGTGTTCATAGTTACGCCGAAGCTCATTTGGCGTGCGGTGTAAAAACCGCGCATAATGGTTGTATCTACTTTACGTCTTTCCGCATCCCAACTTAGTGTATCTTTTCTGCTGTACCAGTTTTCGGCATAGCTTACCGATGGCGTAAAAATCAGCGGACCGAGCGCAGGCAACGTAAGCGTGATAGGTAAGGAGTGCTGTGCGCCCCATTGCATGGTGTCAAGTAAACTGCGGAAAGAGTTTTTTGCCGTATCAAAAAACGACAACTGGTTTAGTATGGTTGTGTTGTACGAAAATCCAATATTGTCGTACCACTTTGAGTTATCCGCAGATTCCTTTTTCTGGAAAGGATAAATGGTAGTTGTAGAAAAGTTCAGTGTGGGAAACTGGACATTTATTTGATGCGTATTGCTGTTTTGGTTATGCGTAGCAGACAACGACAAATTGTATTTACCATTGTCCCAGTTTTTTGCATAGGTAATGGAAGATGTGAGGTTGTTGCTGAAATTCGCATAAGGATTGTTGGCGAGATAGGTATTGAACTTCGTGCTGCCCGCATCCACATTGGCAGAAAAGCTTACGCCGGGATGTGCCTTACTGTCCATAGAATGGCTCCAGTTGATGTGCATCGTTGTTCCTGTTTGGTATTCCTGTTCGCTTACGCCGCCGCTATTCAGTATTTTAGTATATTGATATGAAAAGCTAAGATTACCGCGATATTTGTACCGTTTATAATATTCAGGACTTATGGTAACAAGGTAACCGCCGTACGTGTACAGGTTGGCGCGGGTGGTTACATCCCAGTTGTCATTGATTACTTTGTAGTAGCCCAATCCCGTAATGCCCAGTCCGTAGCTGCTGTTTTGCTCAAAGGTAGGCGGCAGCAAACCGGAATGCCGCCCTCTTGTAAGCGGGTAAATACCAAACGGAATAATTACAGGCATCGGCACACCTTCAAATTCGGGAAATGCCGGACCGGAAACGGCAAGTTTACCGGTAATCATTTTCATTTTCCACGCATGGAAGTCGAAATGCGGCGGCTCAAGATTACAGGTGGTAAACCGTGCATCTTTGATGAAAATAGAATTGCTGTCCACTTTTTTGGCAATATCGGCTTTTACAAAAATTTCGCCTTCATTGTAAAAAGTGTTTTTAAGAATACCTTTCTGGGTTTTTATATTGTAAACCGCAGTATCCATGATGGACTTGCTGCCTTTTTGTAAAATGGTCGGTCTGCCGCTTATTTCGTTGGAAGTATCGCTGTTGCCGTAAGCTCTTACCTGGTTGTTATTTCGATTATATTCTATTGTATTTGCGGTTATATCATCGTCAGGGTCTTTCACATCTGCATCTTTGTACAGGTACAGCATATTGGATTTTACGTGATAAATCACGGAATCGGTGGCTTTAAAATCGACAATCATGCCCAGCGAATCTTTAGAAAAAATACTTTCATCTACCGGGCGCGCGTGCTTTTGTATGAAAATATCCTGCGGGGTGCGGTTATCCATTTTCATTGCCCAGCTTGCAGGAATCGTGTCGGTATTTACAGAATCTTTGGCTCCGCGGATGGTAAGGATGGTAAGTGCCCGGATGTTGTTGGCTGCGTTGGATTGCGCCCCGGCTTGGCAAATCCACAAAAACAAAAAACCTGCGCAGGCAGATAAAACCATTCTTGTTTTTGCGTTGAAATATTTGACCATGCTTATTTTGCTTAAAAAGCCGTTTCCGGAACTTTATGATTATGAATGCCCGTGCGCAAGAATAATCAATGAAAAGCTACAATACTAATACTTTTTAAGAAGCACAAAAATATTGCTTATGTACAAATAGGAAAAATTTAACGAGGTGTATTCTCACATTATTTTTTGTTAGCCTGCATTATGTTTTCAGCCGTTGAATTTGTTCAATAAAATTAT from Arachidicoccus sp. BS20 encodes the following:
- a CDS encoding circularly permuted type 2 ATP-grasp protein gives rise to the protein MSVSVSLNEYSVGENLWDEMIGPEGLRTCYQKFAGSIQNMTREEMSSKDELAKKLFMTQGITFTVYSNNEGLEKIFPFDIIPRIIQADEWKTIEAGIKQRLKALNIFLKDIYHQQFIIHDGIIPAKLIYSCPVFLREMVNVNVPFDIYSHIAGIDLIRDADGKFYVLEDNLRTPSGVSYMLENRAMTSRIFPDMIPKNNVRKVNAYPDLLLQNLLALSNSQESSPTVVLLTPGIYNSAYFEHTTLARLMGIELVEGRDLVIENHFVYMKTTKGLKKVDVIYRRVDDDFIDPLTFRPDSILGVPGIYWSYRKGNVAIVNAMGNGVADDKAVYAYVPDMIKYYLNEEPILKNVPTLRLEIPDNRKYVYENVHNMVIKKTNESGGYGMLMGNKASEEEINNYLKAIEADPRSFIAQPIINLSSAPCYIDGKIQPRRVDLRPFALYGPDGINIVPGGLTRVALREGSLVVNSSQGGGSKDTWVLA
- a CDS encoding putative LPS assembly protein LptD; translation: MVKYFNAKTRMVLSACAGFLFLWICQAGAQSNAANNIRALTILTIRGAKDSVNTDTIPASWAMKMDNRTPQDIFIQKHARPVDESIFSKDSLGMIVDFKATDSVIYHVKSNMLYLYKDADVKDPDDDITANTIEYNRNNNQVRAYGNSDTSNEISGRPTILQKGSKSIMDTAVYNIKTQKGILKNTFYNEGEIFVKADIAKKVDSNSIFIKDARFTTCNLEPPHFDFHAWKMKMITGKLAVSGPAFPEFEGVPMPVIIPFGIYPLTRGRHSGLLPPTFEQNSSYGLGITGLGYYKVINDNWDVTTRANLYTYGGYLVTISPEYYKRYKYRGNLSFSYQYTKILNSGGVSEQEYQTGTTMHINWSHSMDSKAHPGVSFSANVDAGSTKFNTYLANNPYANFSNNLTSSITYAKNWDNGKYNLSLSATHNQNSNTHQINVQFPTLNFSTTTIYPFQKKESADNSKWYDNIGFSYNTTILNQLSFFDTAKNSFRSLLDTMQWGAQHSLPITLTLPALGPLIFTPSVSYAENWYSRKDTLSWDAERRKVDTTIMRGFYTARQMSFGVTMNTRIFGTVNFKNGGGIRHEVRPSIGFSYTPDMNSKNYKNVHVDTTEYEQRYSVYGIGNVVSAFGEGQSGAITFSLDNVLMMRTPNKNDTTGDPENKYKKFNLLDGFGLSTSYNLLADSLNWAPVAIYARTSLFNNKLSVNSNMTLDQYEYGSHGNRINKLLWSQGKIGTITNGTLSLSTSFSSKKTDDRPDSSRIEMDPNMPLDQQEEQLNYVRSNPGEFVDFNIPWNVQLSYAMGFNRQVNPDYSGFHKVFNSSLNMNGDFSLSPKWKAGGSLYYDVINHQVGMMTLFLSRDMHCWQMSINITPIGRYKSFSIILNPKSGILRDLKINRTRQFYQY